A genome region from Bufo gargarizans isolate SCDJY-AF-19 chromosome 2, ASM1485885v1, whole genome shotgun sequence includes the following:
- the LOC122927331 gene encoding A-kinase anchor protein 8-like, with protein MRSVHIRKLCEDAEAMDARFWGRPGFNFPRPWNYPGPVVNYGPPLGDPRFMHGPGMEPRKFPPHMRPPVRFNPPPWERPKNPNMHGNAFGVRPPPFDPTQMQWRPMLNRKRKFSTLRQFPNMEQTGTYASQTYVYQAKTQNGDVQEHTAAGETSDANSSNQEHKKAEDSHLLAEQPNVNSYGWQGDTSTMFSCVLCQYYTPDEKQIQIHFFSCQHTEIIKHLSNFFPEKRVNFLNEYLMFKKNQMALQKKNSNLKSVKDTFKGVIQDQYLSRVQATYCQACDVFIPDATELLKTHIKSDVHKQNRKVRFKTVKASSLATAKNLLQDKDILQMHVKYIKGQNPFKDLTCSSQVSGSPEILVPEEDDNDNDDDNDGDDDIVDDILEDTNDEDSIANVGYGEELPVYDDENTDTDLMFLLSEQEMIETDPMIERSPSMTVKTEGKVKGEGEEEEAAEAP; from the exons GTCGTCCTGGTTTTAATTTCCCCCGTCCCTGGAACTACCCTGGACCTGTGGTGAACTATGGTCCTCCTTTAGGTGACCCCAGATTCATGCACGGACCTGGGATGGAGCCTCGGAAGTTTCCACCGCACATGAG ACCTCCTGTCCGATTTAACCCCCCTCCCTGGGAGCGTCCCAAAAATCCCAACATGCATGGAAATGCCTTTGGTGTTAGGCCGCCACCGTTTGACCCGACACAAATGCAG TGGAGACCAATGCTTAACCGGAAAAGGAAGTTCTCCACACTCAGGCAGTTTCCCAATATGGAGCAAACAG GTACATATGCCAGCCAGACCTATGTCTATCAA GCCAAAACCCAGAATGGAGATGTGCAGGAACACACGGCTGCTGGGGAGACCAGTG ATGCCAATTCGTCGAATCAAGAacacaaaaaggcagaagatTCGCACCTTCTGGCAGAGCA aCCCAATGTGAACAGTTATGGATGGCAAGGAGATACCAGCACAATGTTCTCGTGTGTCTTGTGTCAATATTATACCCCGGACGAGAAGCAAatccagatacattttttttcctgccaGCACACGGAGATCATAAAACATCTGTCTAATTTCTTTCCGGAAAAAAGAGTGAACTTCCTTAAT gaATACCTTATGTTTAAGAAGAACCAAATGGCCCTGCAGAAAAAGAACAGCAACCTGAAGTCCGTCAAAGACACATTTAAAG GAGTAATCCAGGACCAGTACTTGTCTCGTGTCCAAGCCACATACTGTCAAGCATGTGATGTTTTCATCCCTGATGCCACAGAGCTTCTGAAAACGCACATCAAATCAGATGTCCACAAACAGAATCGCAAG GTGAGATTCAAAACTGTAAAGGCCAGCAGCCTCGCAACAGCCAAGAATCTTCTGCAGGATAAAGATATTTTGCAGATGCATGTTAAATACATAAAG ggacagaatccctttaaggacttaaCCTGTTCATCGCAGGTAAGCGGCTCGCCTGAAATCCTGGTCCCTGAAGAAGACGATAATGATAACGACGATGATAATGATGGCGATGATGATATCGTTGACGATATTCTTGAGGATACTAATGATGAAGACTCCATTGCCAATGTTGGATATGGTGAAGAGCTTCCTGTTTACGATGATGAGAACACAGACACTGATCTGATGTTTCTTCTCAGTGAGCAAGAGATGATTGAAACTGATCCCATGATCGAGAGAAGCCCATCCATGACTGTGAAAACTGAAGGCAAAGTTAAAGGggagggagaggaagaggaggctgcGGAGGCCCCATGA